Sequence from the Streptomyces sp. R33 genome:
ACAGGCCCTGCGCATGTGGGCGCTCGATGATCCGCAGCGGTATTTCCTCGTTTACGGACCTCCGGTGCCGGGCTACCGCAGCCCCGCCGATATCGCCGCGTTGGCGGCGGAGATCATGGAAATCCTCGTCGATGCCTGTGCCGATGTGCCTGACTCGCCCGCGACTACGCCCGAGGTCCCACTTGATGGCCCTGGGCGATGGGCAGGGCGAACCGGGACGGCATCGGCGCAGTGCCTGGCCATCTCCTTCCGGACCCGGCTGCACGGGGTGCTCTCCCTGGAACTCAGCGGTCACTTCGCCGGGATGGAATGCGACCCCGCCCTGCTGTACCAGGCCGAGCTGGACCTGCTGGCGGCGCGCTGAGCGCGGCCACTTCATAGGCGTGGGGTCCCCCACTTCATAGGCGTGGGGTCCCCGTCCCTGCCGCCGCAGTAGGCGGCTCAGGTGAACAGGAGACCGCGCCGCGCCTCTGCTGTAGGGCGCGTGGTGCAGGTGGAACATCAGCCCGGCGGAAGGAGAGGGCCGAGGGGGCCCAGGTCGATGTTGAGGTCCTCCAAGGCGTAGCCATGTTCCTCGCAAAGGTCGGCGAGGCTGTCATGGAGTGCGAGGAGGGTGGCACCGAGTTCTTCTTCCTGTTCGTCGGTGAGATCGCCGGCATCGACGCGGCGCAGGGCTTGGCGTTCTATGAGCTGGCGCAGGAGCTCGACGACGGTGAGGACGAGCTTCAGGAGGTCCTCGCCGACGGCGTCTGGGTCGGTGGTCAGGCGGTGGGCAGGGCGGGAGGGTCGGTCGTGAGGGGCGGGGGGTGCCTGGATCAGGCGGAAGGCCTGAGACAGGCTGTCGCCGAGGTCTTGGACTCGGCCGGGCCGGGAGTGTGGGGGCGGGGGGTGGTCATGACTCATTGCGTCCGCCGTCCTGCGCCCGGGCGCGGATCGATCTCGGAGCTGACGGAGACGATGAGGGCCCGCAGTGAGATGCGCACGAGGTCGATGTCGGCGATGGACAGGACTATGTCGCCGGTGAGGACGACTCCGCCGCTCAGGAGCCGGTCGAGGAGGTCGACGAGGGCGACCTGGCGGCCGGGCAGGGGCTCGCCGTGTTCGCTGACGGTCATGATGGCGGTTCCGGGGCGTCGGCCGGCCCGGGTGCCGGCATGGCGAAGGAGTACGGAGCCCACGGGCCGGTGACCTCGATGCGCAGGTCGGGAAAGCCGCGGGCGGCATCGGCGACGGCGGCCTGGAACTGCCCGGCCTGGTCGTCGGGGATGAGGTAGGCGTCGTTGAGGACGTTCTCCTCGGGACCGGTCAGTTCGCCGCGCTGGGGTGCGTGGCGCACACGCTGGGTGGCATGGCGCGAGGCGATGGCCTCGATGGCCTCCGCAGCCAGCTCTGCTTGCTGATAGACGGCGTCGCGGGAGTGGCGCTGGGCTCTGCGGGCCTGCAGATAGGCCTTGCCCGGGCTGGTGGCGGGCGGGGCGGGGACGGCAGGAGGGGGCTGTGTGGCGTCGGGGGCAAGGTAGATCTTCACGCCGTACTCGGTGTGGGCGCGCAGCTGGTCGAGACGCTGGGTGAAGACGGCCTGCTGGGCGGAGAGCGCCTGCCGGGCCCGATGGTCGTCCTGGTAGACGGTGGCCATGCGCAGGGGCAGGACGGCGGCCCGGGCGGCCACGGCCTGGACGACGTCGTGATGGGTACGCGCGACGTGCTCAAGCCACTGCAGGTCCTCGAAGTGGTTCTTGAGGGCGGTCTCGTTGAAGTCTTGTTCGGGTACGTCGCTGGCCACGAAGGCCAGAGACGCGAGCGGGGTACTGGGGGTGGGATCGGTGGTGTCGGCCGGGGGGCAAAGGAGCCTGAGCGGCGCCTGGCCCATGCCGTGCAGGGTGGCCAGGGCGTCGTCCAGCAGGCCGGTCCGGTGGGTGACTGCGTAGACGTAGGTGAGGCTGCCGGACGTGTTCACGGAGGGCTCTCCCTACGTCGGCCGGCCGGTCGGCCGCGCGGTTCCTCGCCCGGAGCTTCTTCCTCGCCGTGCCCGCCAGGT
This genomic interval carries:
- a CDS encoding gas vesicle protein K, with the protein product MSHDHPPPPHSRPGRVQDLGDSLSQAFRLIQAPPAPHDRPSRPAHRLTTDPDAVGEDLLKLVLTVVELLRQLIERQALRRVDAGDLTDEQEEELGATLLALHDSLADLCEEHGYALEDLNIDLGPLGPLLPPG
- a CDS encoding GvpL/GvpF family gas vesicle protein → MNTSGSLTYVYAVTHRTGLLDDALATLHGMGQAPLRLLCPPADTTDPTPSTPLASLAFVASDVPEQDFNETALKNHFEDLQWLEHVARTHHDVVQAVAARAAVLPLRMATVYQDDHRARQALSAQQAVFTQRLDQLRAHTEYGVKIYLAPDATQPPPAVPAPPATSPGKAYLQARRAQRHSRDAVYQQAELAAEAIEAIASRHATQRVRHAPQRGELTGPEENVLNDAYLIPDDQAGQFQAAVADAARGFPDLRIEVTGPWAPYSFAMPAPGPADAPEPPS
- a CDS encoding TetR/AcrR family transcriptional regulator, with protein sequence MGDAASTTTPRERYRKQVRSEIKERAWEQIATAGTSALSLNGIARLMGLSGAGLYRYFTSRDELLTELVHDAYQSLVGTLRAATAQGEGDLVGLGQALRMWALDDPQRYFLVYGPPVPGYRSPADIAALAAEIMEILVDACADVPDSPATTPEVPLDGPGRWAGRTGTASAQCLAISFRTRLHGVLSLELSGHFAGMECDPALLYQAELDLLAAR
- a CDS encoding gas vesicle protein, with the protein product MTVSEHGEPLPGRQVALVDLLDRLLSGGVVLTGDIVLSIADIDLVRISLRALIVSVSSEIDPRPGAGRRTQ